The following DNA comes from Myxococcus fulvus.
TCGAGCACCACGTCACCGCCCAGGTGGTAGTGGTCCACCACCTCGCACACGCGAGGCTCGCTCTCCGTGCCCCGCGCGTCGGCCCAGAGATGGCGGGCGATGGCGCGATGCACGGCGGCCCGCTCGGCCTCGGACAGCAGGGAGTACGCGGCGTGCCTCACGCGGTCATGCGCGAAGCGATACGTGGCCTGATGCACCGTCATGGGGCCGGCCGGCTGTTGCGACGGGAAGCGAGGGCCACGCCCCTCCGGGACGAGGAGCCCCGCGCGCAGGGCGCTCCAGAGCGCTCCCGCCGTGTCCTCCAGGGGCGCCTCCACCACGCGCGCCAGCAACCACAGGTCCACCTGCCCTCGCATGCACGCGGCCACCGTCAACAGTCGCTGCGTCGCCGCCGGCAAGCGACGGATGGAGTCGAGCATCAGCTCCACGACGTTGTCGGTGACCTCGGCCTGGGAGATTCGCTCCAGCTCCCAGTGCCACGTCCCCGTCTCCAGGTCATACGTGAGCAGCCCCGTGCGGTGCAGATGCCGCAGGAAGTGGCCCACGGCGAAGGGATTGCCAGCGGTCTTCTCCAGCACGAGGCTCGCGAGCGGCTCGACGTGCTCCGCCTCGCTCTTCAGGGCGTCCGCGCACAGCGTCGTCAACGCGGGCAGGTCCAAGGGCCCCAGCTCCAGCAGGAGCGGCGAGCACCCCACGGCGGAGAGCGCCGTCCGCCAGCGCTCCAGCGGATGCGTGGGGCCCCACTCGCCAGGACGCCAGGCGCCGAGCACCAGCAGGTGGTGCAGCTCCGAGTCCGTCGACAATCGCGAGAGCAGCTCCAGCGTGGCCGCGTCCGCCCACTGGAGGTCGTCGAGGAAGAGCACCAGGGGCTCTTCGGCCGTGGCCAGGTCGCGAAGGAAGGACTGGAGCATCAGCAGGAAGCGGCTGCCGGCCTCACGCGGCCCCAGCGCGACGACGGGGGGCTGTTCGCCGATGAGTCGCTCCAGCTCGGGGACGAGCTCGGTGAGCATGCGCCCGTGGGTCCCGAGGGACTTCTGCAGACGCAGGCGCCACGCCTCCACGTCTTCGGGCGGCAGCTCGAGCACGCTCACCACGAGCCCGCGCACGGCCTCCACCAACGACGCATAGGGCGTCTGTCCTCGCAGCTCGGGAGACCTGCCCGCGAGGAAGTGTCCCGCGCCCACGCGCTCGCGCAGGACGTTGGCCAGGGACGACTTCCCGCTCCCCGAGGCCCCGGCGAGCAACACCCACTCGCGGGAGCCCGCGCGGGCGCGCTCCAGGGCGGCGTCCAGGAGGGCCTGTTCACGCTCACGGCCGTAGAGCTTGTCGGGCAGGCCCAGCTCGCGCGCGAGGTCGTGGCGGCCCAGCTCGAAGGTGATGGGCGTTCCGGGCCCCCGCCAGCGTCGCTGGATTTCCCGCAGGTCGGCGACGAGGGCCTCGGCGCTCTGGTAGCGCTCCTCGGGGGACTTCGCGAGCAGGCGGAGCACGACGTCGGAGAGGATGCTCGGGAGCGCCGGGTTCCGGTCGACGGGGGGGATGGGGGGCTGCGCCAGGAGCGCATGCACGAGCTGCGCGGCATCGGCCGAGAGGAAGGGCGCCTCGCCCGTGAGCATCTCGTAGAAGGTCGCGCCCAGCGCATAGAGGTCCGCGCGGTGGTCCACGCGCCGGCCCATCCTCCCGGTCTGCTCGGGAGCGATGTAGCGCAGCGTGCCCTCGAAGCCGCCCGGAACACCGGCGCTGCGCACGAGGCCCTGCACGCTGGTGGCCAGGTCGAAGTCGATCATCACCAGCCGGCGACCGTTGGATGCCACGACGAGGTTGGCGGGGTTGAGGTCGCGGTGGATGACGTGTCGCCGATGCAGGGCGCCGAGGGTGGTCGCCACGTCGAGGGCCAGTTCGAGGAAGAGGTCCACCTCGAGCGGTCCTCGTCGCAGCAGGTCCCGGAGGTCGTTGGGTCCGGCATCCTCGAGGACGAGGGCCAGGTGGCCCGACAGCTCCTCGAGGCCGATGACGTTGACCACCCCGTCGATGTCGGACAGCTCTCGGAGCATCACGTGCTCATGGCGCAGCATTCCGGCGCTGCTCTCCGCCAGCGGACCTTCGCGGACGACCTTGAGCACCCGGGCGCCGCCGTCGGGAGTCCAGGCACGGAGCACGTCATACCGGTGGCCCCGGTAGATTCTCCGAGTGTCTTGCAAGCCGGGCAGCTCGACCATCATGCCCCCCTCGGCGACGACCCTTGCCGTAAGCTGTAACGGACGATGCGGGCGAGAACCTGTCCAGAGAGGCAGCCCGCCTCCCGCTCGGACGTCAACAGCACACACGCGCGCCCTACCGGATTCGTACGGACCTGGAGGTGGACACGTCGAGTAGTGAGCGACGTGAGGGACACGGGCGTCAGCGACCGCGGGTAAGGTGACGGGGTTACGGCGCCGCGTCACGCGGCAGGGGGCTCGATGAGGAACATCTTCGCGTGTCTGGTCCACGAGCGGCCCGACTGCGTCATGGACCTCGTGCGCAACCTCCACCACCTGGACCCGGACTCGCTCATCCTGCTCTACAACGGGGGGAAGCATCCGGGGCTGCTCGACGGGCTCTGTCTCGAGCGCTTCAACGCGGTGGTCCACCCGGCGCCGCGGCCGATGAAGTGGGGGTGGCTGCATGACTTCGCGCTCGACTGTTTCCGCTTCGCGTTGGAGAGCCATCCGTTCGAGGCGATGACCATCGTCGACTCGGACCAGCTCGGGTTGCGGCCTGGGTACTCCGAACATCTACGGAGTTTTCTCGCGGCGAATCCTGGCGCGGGGCTCCTGGGGAATGTGCAGGCGCCGCATGGGCCCGGGACGCGAGCGGCTCCGGCGGTCGAGGCTCGGCGCGAAGTGGACTTGTGGAGACCGTTCCTCCGGAAGTTCGTGAGTGGGGAGTCGCAGTTCGTCCACTGGACGTTCTGGCCGTCGACGGTGTTCACGGTGGACGCGGCTCGGGACCTGGTCGCGCTGTGGGAGCGAGATGAACAGCTGCGGGACATCCTGCGACGCTCGCGCATCTGGGCTTCGGAGGAGGTGCTGTTCCCCACGCTCACCGCGCTCCTGGGCCACCGCGTCCTCGAGAGCCCGTGTGACTACGAGTGGGTGAAGTATCGGGTCGAGTACTCCATCGAGCAGCTCGACGCGGCGATGGGGAGGCCTCGCGCGTATTGGGCGCATCCGATTCCGCGTCGGCTGGAGGACCCGCTGCGCGCGCATGTGCGGGCGCGGTTCGGTGGTTACGAGCGTCCGCCTGTGACGGAGGCACCGGAGCCGATGGTCGAGGAGCCCCAGCGGGCTTTGGTCATCACGTCGCGTCCGACGGTGTCCTGCATCATGCCGACGTTCAACCGGCGGAGGTTCGTCCCACTGGCGGTGCGTTGGTTTCTTTCCCAGGACTGGGCGGACAAGGAGCTCATCATCGTCGATGACGGCACCGAGCCTGTCGCGGACCTGCTTCCGGACTCGCCGAGCATCCGGCATGTGCGATTGGAGGGGCGACACTCCGTGGGGGCGAAGCGGAACATCGCCTGCGAGGCGGCGCGAGCGGAGGTCATCGTCCATTGGGATGACGATGATTGGTACGCACCTCGGCGGCTTCGTTATCAGGTCACGTCCCTGCTCGACTCAGGAGCGGATGTGAATGGACTGGCGCGTGTCTATCATCATCAACCGTCCACGGGACAGTCCTGGCAGTATGTCTATCCCAAGGGTCAACGCCCCTGGGTGGCCGGTGGGACGTTGTGTTACGTGAAGGCGTTCTGGCGTCGCAATCCGTTCGCGGACATCCAGGTCGGCGAAGACGCGCGCTTCCTCTGGGGCGCGGCGATGGCTCGAATCCAGGTGCTCCAGGACCCGAGCATCTACGTCGCGCGGATCCACGAAGCGAATGTGGACCCGAAGCAGGTCCACCAACGCTACTGGTCCCCTCACCCCACCGACACCGTGCGGACGTTGATGGGCGAGGCGTTCGGGGCCTTCATGCCCCCCTAAACTGTGAGTGCAGGTCAGAATGGGCCTCGGGAAAAACCAGTGGGGGTGGCGCGGGGTCCTCTGACTGTTGAGTGGGTGAACGTGCTCCTCTGGACGAGCGACCAGCAAGGCTCCAGGTCAGACATTCCAACCCGAGACACCCAATTCAATCCTCACATCCGAGACACCTCCAGCGACGTGACTTCTGTACTGGCTTCGGCGCCCCCTGTTCTGTACCGCTCGCACAGGTTTACGGTGGCGAGTGGATGAAACACTCCACCGTCACGAACTCCGCTGAAACCAGTCAGTTGCTGACCGGCGAAACCGCGCCCGCCTTCACGGGCTCCACGCTGTCCGCGGGCTTCGTCACGGTGCTCGTGGCCTTCTCGAGCACGGGCGCCCTCATCTTCCAGGCCGCCGAGGCCGCGGGCGCGACTCCCGCGCAGATGAGCTCCTGGATGGGCGCCCTGGGTCTCGGCATCGCCGTGACGACCATCGGCCTGTCCCTGCGCTATCGCGCTCCCGTCCTCACCGGGTGGTCCACCCCCGGCGCGGCGCTGCTCGCCACCAGCCTCGTCGGCCTGCCGATGTCCGACGCCATCGGCGTGTTCCTCTTCTGCGGCGCGCTCATCACCCTCTTCGGTGTCACCGGCTGGTTCGAGCGGGCCCTCGGCCACATCTCGCTCCCCCTCACCGCCGCGATGCTCGCCGGAATCCTCGCCCGCTTCGGCTTGGACGTCTTCGTGTCCATGAAGACACGGCTCCTGCTCGTCGCCGTCATGATGGGCGCCTACGTGCTCGGCAAGCGCCTGTGGCCCCGCTACGCCATCCTCGTCGTCCTGGGCCTGGGCTCCTGTGTCGCCTGGGCCTCGGGACTGATGCGCTTCTCCGAGCTCCACTTCGCCTGGGCCACGCCTGTCTTCACCGCTCCGACGTTCTCCTGGCACGCGCTGCTCGGCGTCGGCGTGCCGCTCTTCATCGTGACGATGGCGTCCCAGAACGTCCCCGGCGTCGCCGTGCTCCGTGCGTCCGGCTACACCACCCCCATCTCCCCCATCATCACCACCACGGGCCTCGCGACGATGGTGCTCGCCCCCTTCGGCTGCTTCGCGCTCAACCTCGCCGCCATCACCGCCGCCATCTGCACCGGCAAGGAAGCCCACGAGGACCCCTCCAAGCGCTATGCCGGCGGCGTCGTCTCCGGCGTCCTCTACCTCCTGGCGGGCCTCGCCGGAGCGACCTTCGTCACCCTCTTCACCGCCTTCCCCCGCGAGCTCGTCCTCGCCATCGCCGGCATGGCCCTGTTCGGCACCATCGCCAACAGCCTGTCCACGGCCATGAGCAGCGAGCGCCATCGCGAGGGCGCTGTCGTCACCTTCCTGGTCGCCCTGTCCAATGTCTCCCTGTTCGGCGTCGGCGCCGCCTTCTGGGCCCTGGTCCTGGGCCTGGCCACCTCCACCGTCGTCAACTGGCGACGCTAGAAAGCCCCCCCGCGCCCGTCTCACCCGAGACATGGCGCGCCGCGTGATACATCGCTGGAGACGCCTGGCCGTTCCGCCCCGGGTGAATAACGGGGACCCCGGATTGCTCGGTTGCTTGGAGAATGTGAAAGTACGCCTCGAGTCGTCCGCATTCGTCCCCCTCTCGAGGCCCCCCCAGCGTGAGCGCCCGACCCGGTCTTGCCTTCGCAGTGTCCGTGGAACAGGGAGTCCCCTCCGCCCTCCCCTCCCGCGCCATCGAAGTCGACGTCGGCGTGGCGCTCCCCACCGCCTTCGGTGGGCTGCGCAAGGTCCTCAAGGCCTGTGAGGACGCGGCCCCCGACGTCCACCGCGCCATCGCCGCCGCGCACCCCTCCGAGTGGAACCGGCTGTTCCCGGGCACGACGCAGGGCGTCCCCGCGCTCGAGGACCTGGCGCTGTCCCCCTCCGAGCGTCGGCTCCACCGTGAATCCGAGCAGACGTTCTGGATTCTCACCGTGGCCGCGCGAACCATCGTGGAGACGCTGCGCGCCAGCGGCCGCCCCCTCGTGCTGCATGGCGCGGGAGAGTGCGACCTGGTCAGCCTGCGCGCCGTCATGCGCGCCGCCGAGTGGGCCCGGCTGGACGGCCTGGACGGCACCCTCCTGCTCACCGGCTGGCGGATGCGACGTCCCCATGGCGCCGCCGCCTTCGAGTCTCGCCGGCAGGCCTATCTCGACTCGCTGTGCGACCGCATGCGCGTGCCCCACGCCTCCGGCCCGGGTCCCGTGTCCTCGCGCGAGCTGGAGCCCACGGTGGACCTGGAGGGCCGCTACCTGCGGCTCGTCGTGGACGAGTCGGAGTCGCGCGAGACTCGCGTGGCCGCGGCCATCCTCGCCATCCGCAGCTGCTTCTTCACCACGAACTACGAGGGCGCGCTGCTCGCCGCCGAGCACGGCTTGTCGCTGCTCGAGTCCACGTCCGAGCCGAACTTCCCCGGGCGCGTGGTCCAGGCCTGGGAGGCGCTCGACACGGGCTTCACCACGCCGGCCATCGAAATCGACCGCGCGAGCCTGGGAGACGAGGACGAGCTGAAGGCCCTGCTCCACCGGTGCATGGGCGTGGTGCATGTCTTCACGGGCTCGCACGACGAGGCCATGGCCGCGTTCGGCCGCGGGCTCGAGTGCCGACTGCCTCCCGAGCTGCGCGCGCGACTGCACATGTTCCGCGCGCTGACGCTGACCAAGCGCTTCGGTCAGCTCCCCAATGCCCGCGCGGAGGTCGAGGCGGGGCTCGCGGAGCTGGCACGCAGCACCGCGCCGGACCGCGCGCTCCAGGAGGGCTGGCTGCGCAACGTGTGCGCGCTGACCTGGTTCCAGGAGCGCAAGCTCGACAAGGCGCTGGTCGAGGAGAAGCTCGCCATGCGCTGCGTGGGTGATTTGCACGACGCGAGCGCCACGCACCTCAAGATCAACCTCATCTCCAACGCCAGCTACCTCCAGGAGTCCGCGCGGCAGTTCGCGGACGCCATCGGAACATGGCGGCGCTTCGAGGGCATCAGCGAGCGCTGGGGCGTCAACTTCTCCAAGCACCACCGCTACCGCCTCGCGGGCCTGGAGTTCGCGTCCGGCCAGCGTGACGAGGCCGTGGAGCACTTCCAGCAGGCCTATGCCAGCGCGGAGGCCCTGCGCGACTCGTTCCACCGTCAGGTCATCGCGGCGGAGCTGGGCCGCCTGTTCCTCGACGACGGACGGATGGCGCAGGCGGTGGAGTGGTTCGCCCGCGCCGAGCAGCACGCCCGCGAGATTGGCGAGCCCCTGAAGGCGGCGGAGAGCCTGGCGGGACTGTCCCTCGCGGCGGGACGCGAGGACTGGTCCGAGGCCCTGCGCTGCGCCCGGGCCAGCACCACCTGGCCCAAGGAGACCCAGGCCCTGGTGGACGCGCTCACGAAGTCGGACGCGAAGGCGGTGCACGCGCTGCTGCCCCGCCCCCGCACGAAGCTGAACCGGCCGTTCGACTCGGTCAGCCTCTACTGAGACACCGACGCGTCACTGGCGCGTCGCCGTGAAGCGGCGCACCACGCGGCACTCCGGGTCGCCTTCCACCGTGTTCACGTGGCTGGCATTGAACGTCCCGGAGAAGGAGGCCGGTGCATCGAGGCTCTCGGGGGGCTCGGCGAACACACCCTCGATGAGGTAGAGCAGCTCGGTGGGAGGACCCTCGCGGCGACGCAGCTCCACCACCGCCCTCAGCACGAGGTGTTTGTCCTCGCTCCCCTTGAAATGCGAGCCCGTGAGGGGGACTTCGCCCAGCGTCCCCGTGATGTCCACCTCGCGTCCCTTCTGGACCACGACGACCCGTTCGCCCTCCGGCAGCGACACACCCACCAGGCCGCAGTCGGCGCTCAACGGCGTGGTGTCCTGGAAGCTGAACACGTAGGCGCCGCTGATGGCGCAGCCGAACTCACACTCCTCGGGCGCGATGACGTCGACATCGTCATCCCCGCTGTTGCACCCAGGATTGCCCATGCCGCTGCCCATGGACAACACGGCCGTCACCAACAACAACGGGACGCGCAGGTACGTCTTTCCTCGAGACACTTCGTCACGCATGTCGGATTCCCCACCCACTGCTTTCCGGCCCAGAGACGGTGTTTCCCTGCAAAGATGTCAGCCGCGTCCCTCGCCCGGCCCCAGGGCCCGGGCAGGAGAGAACGGCGCCTCGCGCCCCGACGCCACCTGCTCCACCACCAGCGCCGCCGCGTGGGCGCCCGTGAGGATCCCCTGCCCGCCCAACCCCGTGGCCACGAACGTGCGCCGCGTGCCCGGGTAGCGGCCCAGGTACGGACGACCATCCGGCGTCACCGCGCGCAGCCCGGCCCAGGCACGCACGAAGCGAGCCTCGCGCAGACGTGGCGCCAGCTTCGCCACCGTGGCGCTCAGGTGCAGCAGGCCCGTGGGCGTCACGTTCTCCACGAAGCCCACGTCCTCCTCCGTGGCCCCCACCACCAGCTCCCCCGCGCGCCACGGCGCCAGGTACGTCGGCCCGGACACGACTCGCGACAAGGAAAGCCCTGGCTGGTGCACCACCATCATCTGCCCTCGCACCGGCTTGAGCGGCAGCGGAGGCAAGCCCGCGAGTGTCGACGACCAGGGCCCCGCGCTCACGAGGAGCTGGTCCGCGCGCAGCGTCTCTCGGTCCGTGCGCAGCACCACGGCGTCGGAGGTCTCCTCCACCGCGCGCGCCGACTCACCGAGCCGCAGCCGCACACCCGCGCGAGCCGCCGCGCCCAGCAGCGCGTTGACGTAGCCCTCCGTGTCCACCATGTGGCCACGCGACGACTCGAAGGCACCCAAGAGCGGCGTCCCCTCCAGCGCGGGCTCCAGCTCCACCAGGCGCGCGGCGTCCACCCACGTGCCCAGCTCCTCCGGATGTTTCTCGGCGCGCGCAGCGAGCGCGTCACGCCCCTTGGTATCGGCGGCGATGCGGAGGATGCCCTGTCCACGGCGGAGCAGCGCGCCCTCGGGGAGCGAGTCCAGCTCCGCCACCAGCGCATCCCTGCCGGCGCGCGCGAAGGCCAGCATGTCCGCGTCGTCGTAGAGGCGCACGGAGGGAATCGCCACGCCCGCCGCCGCGCGAGAGCCCCGGCCTCCCGGGTCCACCGCGTCCAACACCGTCACGCGCGCGCCGAGCGCCGCCAGCCGCCGTGCGGCCGACAGCCCCACCACGCCCGCGCCGAGAATCAGGACCTCCGAGCTGAAACCCATCCGTCAGACCCACCGGTGTGCAGCGAGATGTCGCTCCCTGAATACACGAAGGGCGCCGCCCCTGTATCGAGGGGACGGCGCCCGGGGGGGGAGGGCTACTGAGGTGAAGCCCGAATCAGGACGGCGTCGCCTCGGCCATGCGCTTGGCGAACAGCTCCGCCGCGTTGCGCAGGCTCTGCTCCGACAGGCCGCCCTTCTCGTTCGCCTTCATCACGTCCGAGAGCAGGTCGGTGATCTGGTTCTTGCCGCCCATCTTGTCGAGCAGGCCGCTCACCAGGCTGTTGCCGCCCATGCCCTCGAGCATGTTGCTGCCCGGGAACTTGTTGAGCAGGTTCTTCGCGACGCTCGCGCCGGGGAAGAGGTCCATGGCCGCGCCCAGGCCCGCCTGGAGCGGGTTCTCGCCCTTCATCAGCCCGCTGACGAAGCCCGCCGCGATGCCCAGGGCCGGGTTGATGGCCGTGAGCGCCGGCTTGAGGATGTCCAGCGCCTTGCCGAGAACGTTCTTGAAGAGCCCCATGATTGCCTCTCGCGTGCCGGCGTCGCTCTGCGTCCGCCGAAAGTAAGCCTGACAGTGGAGTTATCGGACCAGCGCCCACAAAGTTCCGTGGCTCCGGAACAAATCCGGGAGAGCCCTGTCAGGCCCAGTGATTCCGCGAGGTTGCGGCCTCAGTCCTTCTTGGGGCCGCGAGGTGGGGTCGGCGCGCCCCGGGACTCGGGGGCCCCGGTGAGGACCGCGTCCGAGGCCAGCGCGGCCTTGTAGCGCTCATCGCCCTTGTCGGAGCTGAAGCCGTCGCGCTGCTGGGCGCGGCTGATGATGACCTCGCCGCTGATGAGCTTGTCGAGGTGACCCTGGATCTCCTCGACGGTGGGGGCCTTGGGGTCCTTGGCCTTGAGTTCGTGGTCGAGGGTGATCTCCAGCGGCATCGGCTTCTCGGGGTGCAGCTTGTAGCCGATGATCTTCTCGACGTAGGCCTCCACCGGAATCTGGAGCATCCGCGCCTGCTCCTTCACGTCTGCGTCCGCGAGCAGCTCCGCGCGAATCTCCTCCACGGGGCGCTTGAGCTTCCGGGGCTCCGGAACGACGGTGTTCTCTCCAGACATGACCTCTCCAGGGTGGTGCGCCGAACCTCGGGCACATTCTGTTCGCGGACGCGGCTCGGATGTCAAAGCGGCGAGGCGCCTTCGCTCCAACGG
Coding sequences within:
- a CDS encoding benzoate/H(+) symporter BenE family transporter; protein product: MKHSTVTNSAETSQLLTGETAPAFTGSTLSAGFVTVLVAFSSTGALIFQAAEAAGATPAQMSSWMGALGLGIAVTTIGLSLRYRAPVLTGWSTPGAALLATSLVGLPMSDAIGVFLFCGALITLFGVTGWFERALGHISLPLTAAMLAGILARFGLDVFVSMKTRLLLVAVMMGAYVLGKRLWPRYAILVVLGLGSCVAWASGLMRFSELHFAWATPVFTAPTFSWHALLGVGVPLFIVTMASQNVPGVAVLRASGYTTPISPIITTTGLATMVLAPFGCFALNLAAITAAICTGKEAHEDPSKRYAGGVVSGVLYLLAGLAGATFVTLFTAFPRELVLAIAGMALFGTIANSLSTAMSSERHREGAVVTFLVALSNVSLFGVGAAFWALVLGLATSTVVNWRR
- a CDS encoding glycosyltransferase family 2 protein, whose protein sequence is MRNIFACLVHERPDCVMDLVRNLHHLDPDSLILLYNGGKHPGLLDGLCLERFNAVVHPAPRPMKWGWLHDFALDCFRFALESHPFEAMTIVDSDQLGLRPGYSEHLRSFLAANPGAGLLGNVQAPHGPGTRAAPAVEARREVDLWRPFLRKFVSGESQFVHWTFWPSTVFTVDAARDLVALWERDEQLRDILRRSRIWASEEVLFPTLTALLGHRVLESPCDYEWVKYRVEYSIEQLDAAMGRPRAYWAHPIPRRLEDPLRAHVRARFGGYERPPVTEAPEPMVEEPQRALVITSRPTVSCIMPTFNRRRFVPLAVRWFLSQDWADKELIIVDDGTEPVADLLPDSPSIRHVRLEGRHSVGAKRNIACEAARAEVIVHWDDDDWYAPRRLRYQVTSLLDSGADVNGLARVYHHQPSTGQSWQYVYPKGQRPWVAGGTLCYVKAFWRRNPFADIQVGEDARFLWGAAMARIQVLQDPSIYVARIHEANVDPKQVHQRYWSPHPTDTVRTLMGEAFGAFMPP
- a CDS encoding tetratricopeptide repeat protein, which gives rise to MEQGVPSALPSRAIEVDVGVALPTAFGGLRKVLKACEDAAPDVHRAIAAAHPSEWNRLFPGTTQGVPALEDLALSPSERRLHRESEQTFWILTVAARTIVETLRASGRPLVLHGAGECDLVSLRAVMRAAEWARLDGLDGTLLLTGWRMRRPHGAAAFESRRQAYLDSLCDRMRVPHASGPGPVSSRELEPTVDLEGRYLRLVVDESESRETRVAAAILAIRSCFFTTNYEGALLAAEHGLSLLESTSEPNFPGRVVQAWEALDTGFTTPAIEIDRASLGDEDELKALLHRCMGVVHVFTGSHDEAMAAFGRGLECRLPPELRARLHMFRALTLTKRFGQLPNARAEVEAGLAELARSTAPDRALQEGWLRNVCALTWFQERKLDKALVEEKLAMRCVGDLHDASATHLKINLISNASYLQESARQFADAIGTWRRFEGISERWGVNFSKHHRYRLAGLEFASGQRDEAVEHFQQAYASAEALRDSFHRQVIAAELGRLFLDDGRMAQAVEWFARAEQHAREIGEPLKAAESLAGLSLAAGREDWSEALRCARASTTWPKETQALVDALTKSDAKAVHALLPRPRTKLNRPFDSVSLY
- a CDS encoding NAD(P)/FAD-dependent oxidoreductase — its product is MGFSSEVLILGAGVVGLSAARRLAALGARVTVLDAVDPGGRGSRAAAGVAIPSVRLYDDADMLAFARAGRDALVAELDSLPEGALLRRGQGILRIAADTKGRDALAARAEKHPEELGTWVDAARLVELEPALEGTPLLGAFESSRGHMVDTEGYVNALLGAAARAGVRLRLGESARAVEETSDAVVLRTDRETLRADQLLVSAGPWSSTLAGLPPLPLKPVRGQMMVVHQPGLSLSRVVSGPTYLAPWRAGELVVGATEEDVGFVENVTPTGLLHLSATVAKLAPRLREARFVRAWAGLRAVTPDGRPYLGRYPGTRRTFVATGLGGQGILTGAHAAALVVEQVASGREAPFSPARALGPGEGRG